One window from the genome of Dyella sp. A6 encodes:
- a CDS encoding STAS domain-containing protein translates to MGKSSDKAAGKAAEAPVQPVVLPADCRLAEVSALRGQLLDALKAPSSELDGAGVERVDGTAVQLLVAFCRDAKKHQHAVRWLGASDALREAAALLGVDRMLDLPAVRPA, encoded by the coding sequence ATGGGCAAGTCATCGGACAAGGCAGCAGGCAAGGCCGCGGAAGCGCCGGTACAGCCGGTCGTACTGCCGGCAGATTGCCGCCTGGCCGAGGTTTCGGCGCTGCGTGGCCAGTTGCTGGATGCATTGAAAGCCCCGTCCAGCGAGCTGGATGGGGCAGGCGTGGAGCGGGTGGACGGCACGGCGGTGCAGCTGCTGGTGGCGTTCTGCCGCGACGCGAAAAAACACCAACACGCAGTGCGCTGGCTGGGGGCGAGCGATGCGCTGCGCGAAGCCGCGGCGTTGCTGGGTGTGGACCGGATGTTGGATTTGCCGGCCGTGCGGCCGGCCTGA
- a CDS encoding chemotaxis protein CheA has translation MSNGGLAQFQQVFIEESLEGLDMMESSLLALDEGGDAELVHGIFRAAHSIKGGAATFGFPEMSSFTHEAESLLDEVRSGKRQIDSAIVELLLRTVDCLRSMFARAQAGQPLNDEVADGLRRELAAAMGRGEPAAAQARRALDQADAWTIGFRPHPGMPAGGNDPLRLIRELGELGRLDVSAELDRLPALDALDPTECHIGWALQLHGPVKRDAITAVFDWVEGECDLSIEPVHGVSQAPQAAPAATPKAVPAAAAADAPRAAAGAASAESGSVRVSTDKIDGLINLVGELVITQSMLDTFREGVDASRLAMLEQGLAQLARHTRELQESVMGIRMLPIASVFNRFPRMVRDISQKLGKQVKLELVGEQTELDKTVLEKIGDPLVHLVRNAIDHGLETPEKRAANGKSDTGTLTLEAFHRGGSIVVEVLDDGAGLNRDAIVAKAVERGLIPSGEGLSDEAVADLIFQPGFSTASVTTDLSGRGVGMDVVRRNVADLGGTVVVRSVAGKGSTFTITLPLTLAIIEGLTTAVGEESYIVPLVSIVESVQVKADAVRGVVGGGELFRFRGEYLPVIRLHEVFGCAGAVRDVAEGLIVVVEAEGGRVGLFVDRLVGQQQAVVKSLEANYRRVQGVSGATILADGSVALIVDVAGLVRLQSRRKAA, from the coding sequence ATGAGCAACGGCGGACTGGCGCAGTTCCAACAGGTATTCATCGAAGAGAGCCTGGAAGGGCTCGACATGATGGAGTCGTCGTTGCTCGCGCTCGACGAAGGTGGCGACGCGGAGCTGGTGCACGGCATTTTCCGCGCCGCCCATTCGATCAAGGGTGGTGCGGCGACCTTCGGTTTTCCGGAGATGTCATCGTTCACCCATGAGGCCGAGTCGCTGCTGGACGAAGTGCGCAGCGGCAAGCGGCAGATCGATTCGGCGATCGTCGAGCTGCTGTTGCGGACCGTCGACTGCCTGCGTTCGATGTTTGCCCGTGCCCAGGCCGGGCAGCCCCTGAACGACGAGGTGGCCGACGGCCTGCGGCGTGAATTGGCGGCGGCGATGGGGCGCGGCGAACCGGCTGCGGCGCAGGCGCGCCGTGCGCTGGACCAGGCCGACGCCTGGACGATCGGTTTCCGCCCGCACCCGGGCATGCCGGCAGGCGGCAACGACCCGCTGCGGCTGATCCGCGAGCTGGGCGAGCTGGGCCGTCTCGACGTCAGTGCCGAGTTGGACCGGCTGCCGGCGCTGGACGCGCTCGATCCCACCGAATGTCATATCGGCTGGGCCCTCCAGCTGCATGGTCCGGTCAAGCGCGACGCCATCACCGCAGTGTTCGACTGGGTCGAAGGCGAATGCGATCTCTCGATCGAACCGGTGCATGGCGTGAGCCAGGCGCCGCAAGCGGCTCCGGCAGCGACGCCGAAGGCCGTACCCGCAGCGGCTGCTGCCGATGCTCCGCGTGCCGCCGCTGGCGCCGCGAGCGCCGAATCCGGTTCGGTGCGTGTGTCGACCGACAAGATCGACGGACTGATCAACCTGGTGGGCGAGCTGGTGATTACCCAGTCCATGCTCGACACCTTCCGCGAAGGCGTCGATGCCTCGCGGCTGGCCATGCTGGAACAGGGCCTGGCCCAGCTGGCGCGGCATACGCGCGAGCTGCAGGAAAGCGTGATGGGCATCCGCATGCTGCCGATCGCGTCGGTGTTCAACCGCTTCCCGCGCATGGTGCGCGACATCAGCCAGAAGCTGGGCAAGCAGGTCAAGCTGGAGCTGGTCGGCGAACAGACCGAGCTGGACAAGACGGTACTGGAAAAAATCGGCGATCCGCTGGTGCACCTGGTGCGCAACGCGATCGACCATGGTCTGGAAACACCGGAAAAGCGTGCCGCCAACGGCAAGTCCGATACCGGCACGCTGACCCTGGAGGCCTTCCATCGCGGTGGCAGCATCGTGGTGGAAGTGCTCGACGACGGCGCCGGCCTGAACCGCGACGCGATCGTGGCCAAGGCGGTCGAGCGTGGCCTGATTCCCAGCGGCGAAGGACTCAGCGACGAAGCGGTCGCCGACCTGATCTTCCAGCCAGGCTTCTCCACCGCCTCGGTGACCACCGACCTTTCCGGTCGTGGCGTGGGTATGGACGTGGTCCGCCGCAACGTGGCCGATCTCGGCGGCACGGTGGTCGTGCGCAGCGTGGCCGGCAAGGGCAGCACCTTCACCATCACGTTGCCGCTGACGCTGGCGATCATCGAAGGGCTGACCACCGCCGTGGGCGAGGAAAGCTACATCGTGCCGCTGGTGTCGATCGTCGAGTCGGTGCAGGTGAAGGCCGATGCCGTGCGCGGTGTGGTCGGCGGTGGCGAGCTGTTCCGCTTCCGTGGCGAATACCTGCCGGTGATCCGTCTGCATGAAGTCTTCGGCTGTGCCGGAGCGGTGCGCGACGTCGCCGAAGGGCTGATCGTCGTGGTCGAGGCCGAGGGCGGCCGGGTCGGCCTGTTCGTGGACCGTCTGGTCGGTCAGCAGCAGGCCGTTGTGAAATCGCTGGAAGCCAATTATCGACGCGTGCAGGGCGTGTCGGGTGCCACCATCCTGGCCGACGGCTCGGTGGCGCTGATCGTGGATGTCGCCGGCCTGGTCCGTCTGCAGAGCAGGCGCAAAGCGGCCTGA
- a CDS encoding response regulator encodes MAKILAVDDSASMRGMVAFTLRGAGHEVSEAENGELALGVARGDRFDLVLADVNMPVMDGISMVRELRTMDTYKGVPILMLTTESNTEKKMEGKAAGATGWLVKPFDPEQLLATVKRVLG; translated from the coding sequence ATGGCAAAGATTCTGGCAGTAGACGATTCGGCATCGATGCGCGGCATGGTGGCTTTCACCCTGCGTGGCGCGGGGCATGAGGTAAGCGAGGCCGAGAATGGGGAGCTGGCGCTCGGGGTAGCCCGCGGCGACCGCTTCGACCTGGTGCTGGCCGACGTCAACATGCCGGTGATGGACGGTATCAGCATGGTGCGCGAGCTGCGCACGATGGACACGTACAAGGGCGTGCCGATCCTGATGCTGACGACCGAGTCGAACACCGAGAAGAAGATGGAAGGCAAGGCCGCCGGGGCCACCGGCTGGCTGGTCAAGCCGTTCGATCCCGAGCAGTTGCTGGCCACCGTCAAGCGCGTACTTGGCTGA